In endosymbiont of unidentified scaly snail isolate Monju, the following are encoded in one genomic region:
- a CDS encoding CoB--CoM heterodisulfide reductase iron-sulfur subunit A family protein, producing the protein MTEVVATNETILVVGGGISGMTAALEAAETGKRVVLVEKRPFLGGRVSQLYKYFPKLCHPTCGQEINQRRIKMNPNITVLTMAEVTGLEGEPGAYTATVKLTPRYVNDNCTACGECAKAVEAEFDNEFDYGMSKRKGAYLPHVMAHPMQYVLDPRIIGTDDAQKAKDACKYDAIDLDMEEREIQFPCGAVIWATGWKPYDAAKIQPYGYDRFENVITNVEFERMADPKGPTGGKIIRPSDGKEAKNIAFIQCAGSRDRNHLFHCSRICCMASLKQTHYVVDAYEDAQVTIYYIDIRAIDRFEDFYQNVRAMDNVIFVKSKVANIITDKDGNPICRGVDTEGYHRYENTHDLVVLATGMEPSVSKSDFPVDIVINRESFIEPDPANGGVFAAGSASDALDVNRAVQHATGAALKAIQVVNRVAGAEG; encoded by the coding sequence ATGACGGAAGTCGTAGCCACCAACGAGACCATTCTCGTCGTCGGTGGCGGCATCAGCGGCATGACGGCCGCGCTCGAAGCCGCCGAGACCGGGAAACGGGTCGTACTGGTCGAGAAGCGCCCCTTCCTGGGCGGCCGGGTCAGCCAGCTGTACAAGTATTTCCCCAAGCTGTGTCATCCGACCTGCGGCCAGGAGATCAACCAGCGGCGCATCAAGATGAACCCCAACATCACGGTGCTGACCATGGCCGAGGTGACCGGACTCGAGGGCGAGCCGGGCGCCTATACCGCCACGGTGAAGCTGACGCCGCGCTATGTGAACGACAACTGCACCGCCTGCGGCGAATGCGCCAAGGCGGTGGAGGCCGAGTTCGACAACGAGTTCGACTACGGCATGAGCAAGCGCAAGGGCGCCTATCTTCCGCACGTCATGGCGCACCCCATGCAGTACGTACTCGACCCGCGCATCATCGGCACCGATGACGCCCAGAAGGCAAAGGATGCCTGCAAGTACGACGCCATCGACCTGGACATGGAAGAGCGCGAGATCCAGTTCCCCTGCGGCGCGGTGATCTGGGCCACCGGCTGGAAGCCCTACGACGCGGCGAAGATCCAGCCCTACGGCTACGACCGCTTCGAGAACGTGATCACCAACGTCGAGTTCGAACGCATGGCCGACCCCAAGGGGCCGACCGGCGGCAAGATCATCCGCCCCTCCGACGGCAAGGAGGCGAAGAACATCGCCTTCATCCAGTGCGCGGGCTCGCGTGACCGCAATCACCTGTTCCACTGCTCGCGCATCTGCTGCATGGCCTCGCTGAAGCAGACCCACTACGTGGTAGATGCCTACGAGGACGCACAGGTCACCATCTACTACATCGACATCCGCGCCATCGACCGCTTCGAGGACTTCTATCAGAACGTCCGCGCGATGGACAACGTGATCTTCGTGAAGTCCAAGGTGGCCAACATCATCACCGACAAGGACGGCAATCCGATCTGCCGCGGGGTGGACACCGAGGGCTATCACCGTTACGAGAACACCCACGACCTGGTGGTGCTGGCCACGGGCATGGAGCCGTCGGTGAGCAAGTCCGACTTCCCCGTGGACATCGTGATCAACCGGGAGAGCTTCATCGAGCCGGATCCGGCCAACGGCGGTGTGTTCGCCGCCGGTTCGGCTTCCGACGCACTCGATGTAAACCGCGCAGTTCAGCACGCGACCGGCGCCGCACTGAAGGCCATTCAGGTGGTGAACCGGGTTGCAGGAGCGGAGGGTTAA